The region tttacatCATCTTAACTGAATATTCTTTTGGTTTCCGACTGTCGGACAAAGCAGTTTGAAAATGTCAGCcggggctctgggaaattgtgaatGGGTATTTTTCATACTATTTCCTGACCGCTAGCAGACTAaattcatcaagaaaaaaaaatcaaaagatggaatagcactgaaaatgaatcttagttgcagcccttgaTTTCAGTCAGACAAGATGAACAGTTTGCTGGTCGTAGCTATTTCATACCCTTCCCCTCTGACTGTCTTGTGTTGATGAATCAGCTATAATTTGGGGAAATTGCATTCCCATGGTCTTAACTTAATTAGGGTCAATTCTGTTATTCTGTTGGCCTGTAAACAGGATGCGACATATGAATCATGCACAAGGTGGttagaaaattattatttaacccTGCGACATTTAAAAGTTcagcaaacagctgctgaaatgaAAGTACAAGACGCTTTTTTAGCATcaaccaaaacacaaagtatTTAAAGTTGgtcatattattgtttttctttacctgCTCTCTCATTTACATTATGTTTGCTCCCTTTAGACTCTATTATGTTTAGACAAAGCTGCTATGAGGCTGCTCgtattttgataatccatttATCATTTAAGTCAATTAACAGGCAAAAGgcccaaacatttgctggttccagcttctccagtgtgaggatttgttgcttttctctgttctttatATCATGAAACACTGAGTATTTTTTGTTATTGGACTGTTGGCCGGACAAagcaagcaatttgaagatgaaCAACTGTAATGACTGATTGCATTAGAGTTGTTGCATAACAATGTACAGGATGTTTTCTGGGAGTGATTAACCTGTTATCACACACTCCCCATTTTTGTGTACAAGCCCaaaaataatgtacccaaaataaaaaggttagtTTATTTacccttttgattacagttATAACCCTGGGCTCAATCAATTAATCCAGCAATTGCAAACAAAACTACTCAagtttttgcactttttatcCACAACAACACGTGTGTTGGACTTAAGTTTGGAAGCAGTACGTTGAGTGAAGTCTTGCTGTGAAAATGGTGAGAAGTTTAACACCTAGACACTCGTCTTCCctcaaaaactactgaaaagGTAAGGCGTGccttttctgttgtgtgtgcaCGCTAACCTGCTACAAAATGAACAACAGCTGTTGGAGCGATATGGGGATCCTGAAATGCTTTACACTGGTAAAATCCGGAGATTTTGAGCTTTcaaaccacacatacacacgtatatgtgtgtgtgtgtgtgtattatttttaatatttgtcaaGGTTGCGTGAAGACTGAATACGGTACAGACCAAAATCCAGCTAAAGTAGCGCTGCCAAGGCCAAAGCGTCCCGCAggtgcagctgtgtgtgttttataaaaagtttaaaaagtagGTTTAGATGGGTTTTAAGGGGATTTTGAGGTTTTGGAAGTGGTTTATCAGAAATGCAGCAGAGGTCGTTAAATGTTTTGGTCATCAGTGAAGTACTTTGGTAAAAATACTCaaggctgcagctaatgattatttttgttatcgttttaatctgttcattttgtcaattaattgattcGTCATTTGGTCGataatatttcagaaaatagtgaaaaatgtccgtcccaatttcccaaagcccattGTGACATCTTCATATGCCCTGTTTTGATTCggaatccaaagatattcaatttactatcataggAAACTacagaaaccagaaaatattcacatttgagaagctaaaatCAGAAACTTCAGCCGTGTTCTTAAATAAAATGACTCAAAACGTtaaattgattatcagaatagctgAAGATTACTCTTCTGTGGATCGATTAATTGAAAAATCATTGCAGCTCCAACTCCCATACATCTCTTTAAATAATCCTGCCTGACAGGTTTCATGTCGCAGTTTGTTTACATGAGGAACAGAGAGTTTTTAAAACTATTTGActcctgtgtttgtgcaggaAGGTTTAACATCAGACACCAACAGACAGGCCAACACTCACATATATATCAGCACACATTCACGTTTGTGTGACTTGTTGtcacagaggcagcagagagaggaggtatttagcaggagagagagacatgaccCACAATTTAACTCTGTCTGCAGCAGTTAACATTTATCAATACTGCCTCTGTCAGCAGAGAATGTGTTTCATTTCCCAATGTTGCATTTCCCCTTTTTACAATCCGTCGTTTAGACTCTTAAATATCAGAAGGTAGTAAAAATATCCATTacagtttctcagagcccaGGAGGAACCTGATTAAGTGCGGCGATAAGGAAATTCCCGCGTACAACCGCAGTAGAGTTCAGTAGATTCAGGTCTGTGTAGTTCAGAACTTCATTAAAAATCCCTTTGATTTACCACCAAAGGATTACTTCAAAATAATTCAGGTTTGATACTCTGTCCAGCGgttaacttgtttttgtttttattaaggCTTTAAGCTTtgctttcattcttttatttagtCAGTTTTCAAGTTATgttatatagttttatttttttgattcaaCAACATAACGATAAGCACGTGAAGTAAAAGATAAACCTGCTAAACTGATAACATTTCTGCCTGTCAACCTCTTGTCAGTGCTGTCTGACTCATTTCAGCTCAGaagtcatgtgtgtgtgtgtgtgtgtgtgtgtgtgtgtgtgtgtgtgtgtgtgtgtgtgtgtgtgtgtgtgtgtgtgtgtgtgtgtgtgtgtgtgtgtgtgtgtgtgtgtgtgtgtgtgtgtgttttacaaggAGTGCCTCCCTTGAGTTACTAAAAGTCAAACACCACAGATTTATTCATgcagccctgtgtgtgtgtgtgtgtgtgtgtgtgtgtgtgtgtgtgtgtgtgtgtgtgtgtgtgtgtgtgttagaggcAGGTAAGTAACCCAACTGACCTCCAATAACTGCAGAGATAAGACACTTCCTGCTCGCAACAGCAGATTTCAGTAGGCGTGTAGTTAAGAGCTTCATTGGTAATTCCTTTGGTTCACTAATGAAGAATGCCTATAGAAtaatactgctgctgctttacagAACCAGGTTACAGAATGATTGTGTGAGGTTGGAAGAAATGTGATCAGCTGACAACATATAAAGTTTAATGAATGAAATCTTATTTCTTCAGACTGCAtcaaaaaactgctgaaaagtAAATGAAGATTGTGTGAAAAGGAGAAtcaactcatttattttttaaacagtatttcttgttttaaactTTGACTTCTGCTACCGCTACCTGTAAAACAGGGCTTGagctaatgatcattttcattattgatcaatatATCAGCTATGTTTCAattaaatagtgaaaaatgtagtctaaaatgtcagaagatagtgaaaaatgcccaaggagatgtcttcagatgttttgttttgtccgaccgACAGTCCAGaccccaaatatattcagtttacaatcgcatgtgaccaaaaaaaaaaaggagcaaatcctcacatttgaaaagctggaatcGGCGTAATCATAGAttgtggatgaaaaaaataatgatccTTTATTCTACATGCAGTGTCAATGTTACCGAGTGATCGAGTAGtcgccatgaaatttgctttaTTTACGCATAAATTGCAGGTGACTATTTTAGGGATGCAACTAGACTGCATGAGGAGATATTCAATGGAAACGCCTCACGCATGCACTGACGCGTTAAGAAAACAGAGTGCAAAATCAGAAGTCAGACCGGAGATTTGCTTAACATCAACCTGCCGGAACGAAACACCGTTTACGAATTTTGGCTTATTTAAGCAGTTCATTCATCCTCAAATGAATATCGGCACAACTGAATATCTGAGGGGAAAACGGGAGAAAAGACGCTCGAATAATCTGGAAAAGCTCATGAGATGTTTTCACATCAGGTCTCATTTTGAGTCAGGCGCTAAACTGaaggtaaaaatgtttgttgtggtttttcagGTTTGTGCTAAATCATCCTGACCAGACCGGATCGACCAATCACCTGCCTGCTCTGTGACCTCGCCGGTTCGACTGCTGATATTGGTCAGATCATTGACTACAGTGTAAGGTTGCCTGCGTCTTTGATCCTGGACTTTGTGATCACTGTCTGACCAAACAGAAGAACTCCCATCACTGCTGCTGGACTACTGATCCCTGCTATTGATCGCTGATACTTGATTATTGGTCTCAGCTGAACCAGACACAAGCAGTCGATTCCTGATGATAAAGGAATATTTGTGGAACTCAAACtcctgaaaacaacaaaagcaacacaGTTAAGctgatttttgttgttcagcTGACCCCTTACTAGGACTTTGATCGGCTGACGAACGGCAAAAGCTCTCTTCTTATTGGTCACGCGATCATTAAGACTTGCTATAGGAGAAACAACCCAACACGCAGCTCAATGGCAGCGTCAGAACTGATCAAGGACAATGATGATGTTCGCCCCCATGTGGAAGCTAATGTGACCACGACAAATCCACCCATGCCTCCTCATCCTCCAAGGGTGGCCAACGGTAAACCGACACGCCACATTTCCTCGCCGACGCCAGCCACCGACGCCCACGACGGCAAAAATAAACACGAGCGCAGCAAACTGAGCAGCCTGTTCCAACAGAACCAGCTGATCCACTCTCTGAGCAGCGGACTGAGGCGACACTGCGACTACGTCAAGATCACCGTGCCGGAGGAGCGAGCGAACTGCCTCCCGACGGAGTGGTGGAAGACGGGAGTGGCCTTCCTCTACGCCCTGTTCAACCTCGTCTTCACCACCGTCATCATCACAGTCGTCCACGAGAGGGTGCCGGACAAGTCGGTGAACCCACCGCTGCCCGACAAGTTCTTTGACTACATAGACCGAGTGCCCTGGGCCTTCACCGTCACCGAGGTCAACGGACTGATCCTGGTCGGACTCTGGCTCATCCAGTGGATCTTCCTCAAACACAAGTACGATCAGCAGCTGTCACTGGTGTttgtagtatcagtagtaggGATGTCCCAATCAAGTATTTTGGTCCCGATCCAGGTCCTTCTGATATTTTATCATCTGATTCTTATGGTATCTGAtacattgaaataacagctgtagaTACTGAATCTGACAAACCTAATTTTTCACGAGCTACTTGATCCAGCCACTGACGGTCTCGAGTCGAAACTGTCAGGTTGATTTTGACTTTGAGATTCAAGACCTTTATCCATATACAAGTGCAAAGCGGGGATGAAATTTAATTTCTCCAGGGCCAATGATGCTACAGttatttatccagttttaaTTGAAGCTGTGCAGAAAGAGCACAGTAAACAGACACAGCGGCGTATGGTAGAGGAAGGGTTGGATTTTGATCAGCTCTGTTATAGCTGATAACGATTCATTGAAATATGCCCCGACTGGATCGGGACATCAGAGCCGGACCAATAAACTAGCCGATATTAGCTCGTTGCAGATATATCTATCAGCGTACATGTCACctgataagtaacaagaaattgcatcaAGCGGTGCGTTTTAGAAAGGTTGCAGCATTTGTCATCTGGACCACATTGACAGGTGTATTTTTCGGGGTGACCCGTCCCGTTCTGTAGGTACCATGGTCAAGATTTCATTGAAGTAAAGCTCTtcttctccttgtctctctgCAGAGCTATAGTGGGCCGTCGTTGCTTCTTCCTAATCGGGACTCTCTACATGTATCGATGTGTCACCATGTATATCACCACCCTGCCTGTGCCTGGAAAACACATGGTCTGCGCTCCAAAGGTACACGAAAACAGTCGGTTACATTTACTGTACGTTGACCTGTAGTTTACACGCTGTTCGTTATCAGCATTGCCCCGTTAATGGTTTGGTTGTCTGTGTGCAGCTGTACAACGACTCGACGGGGAAAATCTGGAGGATTTTGAGGCTGATCTCAGGAGGAGGTAACACCCAAACTCAAGTGTTTACGCAGTCTTTACTTGTGAG is a window of Xiphias gladius isolate SHS-SW01 ecotype Sanya breed wild chromosome 12, ASM1685928v1, whole genome shotgun sequence DNA encoding:
- the LOC120797273 gene encoding phosphatidylcholine:ceramide cholinephosphotransferase 2-like, yielding MAASELIKDNDDVRPHVEANVTTTNPPMPPHPPRVANGKPTRHISSPTPATDAHDGKNKHERSKLSSLFQQNQLIHSLSSGLRRHCDYVKITVPEERANCLPTEWWKTGVAFLYALFNLVFTTVIITVVHERVPDKSVNPPLPDKFFDYIDRVPWAFTVTEVNGLILVGLWLIQWIFLKHKAIVGRRCFFLIGTLYMYRCVTMYITTLPVPGKHMVCAPKLYNDSTGKIWRILRLISGGGLSLTGSHLMCGDFLYSGHTVMLTLSYLFIKEYSPRWMWWYHWLCWLLSASGVVCILIAHEHYSIDVVIGYFVTTRIFWWYHTMANTHALRQAPNNYLSRTWWNPVFGFLERNVQTTVPIVFSWPVPLPSSCRQRYRMVEGGRDE